From a single Arthrobacter sp. SLBN-112 genomic region:
- a CDS encoding alpha/beta hydrolase, with amino-acid sequence MTSGPDHSPFSSAFNGEGARTGVVLSHGFTGSPHGLRAWAMAFAAAGFAVRMPLLPGHGTRWQDLARTRWQQWHGALDDAFLELDAECDQVFAAGLSMGGALALRLAATRSVAGVLLVNPGLVIDDPRASLAALLKLVLKSTPSIGNDILKAGVDEGAYARTPVAAAHELNKMFKDTVRLLPRVTAPVQVYRSTVDHVVSDASMDVLRRGLANAPLEVVRLENSYHVATLDNDADRIFEGSVDFVRRVLESGPAGPGREVRSEQA; translated from the coding sequence ATGACGTCCGGCCCGGACCACAGCCCCTTCAGCAGCGCCTTCAACGGCGAAGGGGCCCGCACCGGCGTTGTCCTCTCCCATGGCTTCACGGGAAGCCCCCACGGCCTGCGTGCCTGGGCCATGGCATTCGCCGCGGCCGGTTTCGCCGTCCGGATGCCGCTGTTGCCTGGCCACGGGACCAGGTGGCAGGACCTCGCCCGGACGCGCTGGCAGCAATGGCACGGCGCCCTGGACGACGCCTTCCTGGAACTGGATGCCGAGTGCGACCAGGTCTTCGCGGCAGGCCTGAGCATGGGCGGAGCGCTGGCCTTGCGCCTCGCCGCTACCCGCTCCGTCGCCGGGGTGCTCCTGGTTAATCCCGGCCTCGTGATTGATGATCCCCGTGCATCGCTTGCCGCACTCCTCAAGCTGGTGCTGAAGAGCACCCCGTCCATTGGCAATGACATCCTCAAAGCCGGGGTGGACGAGGGCGCGTATGCCCGCACCCCTGTAGCCGCAGCCCACGAGCTCAACAAGATGTTCAAGGACACCGTCCGGCTCCTCCCCCGCGTTACAGCACCTGTCCAGGTGTACCGCTCCACTGTGGACCACGTGGTGTCCGATGCCAGCATGGATGTCCTGCGGCGCGGGCTGGCCAACGCCCCACTGGAGGTGGTCCGGCTTGAGAACAGCTACCACGTCGCCACACTGGACAACGACGCCGACCGGATTTTTGAAGGATCCGTGGACTTTGTCCGGCGCGTGCTGGAGTCCGGGCCGGCGGGTCCGGGACGGGAGGTCCGCAGTGAACAGGCCTGA
- a CDS encoding alpha/beta hydrolase gives MTESSTPSRPAAFSYPGHGANARIGVAMCHGFTGSPLSIMPWAQHLAELGYAVSVPLLPGHGTDWRQLARTGWKDWYRSYEAALLELAGRTDTCFTAGLSMGGAIALLAASRHPVAGVSVVNPGLSFYDRRVRIIGLLKYFQRTTVPIQEDQTGAPATDDGDYSLTPLAAVHELKKLFGAAVRGLPRVDAPVQVFKSRTDAVVPPTSLALLRKGLGANLSDVTDLASSGHVATLDVDAPAIFAGSADFVAAHARRTSTLETT, from the coding sequence ATGACTGAAAGCAGCACCCCGTCCCGTCCGGCCGCTTTCAGCTATCCAGGCCACGGCGCCAATGCCCGCATCGGCGTGGCCATGTGCCACGGATTCACTGGCAGCCCGCTGAGCATCATGCCGTGGGCGCAGCACCTGGCGGAGCTGGGGTATGCCGTGTCCGTCCCCCTGTTGCCCGGCCACGGCACAGACTGGCGCCAGCTTGCCCGGACCGGCTGGAAGGACTGGTACCGCAGCTACGAAGCGGCGCTCCTGGAGCTGGCAGGGCGGACCGACACCTGCTTCACCGCCGGCCTGTCGATGGGCGGTGCCATCGCACTGCTCGCGGCGTCCCGCCACCCAGTCGCCGGGGTGAGCGTAGTCAACCCGGGCCTGAGCTTTTATGACCGGCGGGTGCGGATCATCGGCCTCCTGAAGTACTTCCAGCGGACCACCGTCCCGATCCAGGAGGACCAGACCGGGGCACCAGCGACGGACGACGGCGACTATTCATTGACTCCGCTGGCTGCCGTGCATGAGCTCAAGAAACTCTTCGGGGCAGCCGTACGCGGACTGCCCCGCGTGGACGCCCCCGTGCAGGTCTTCAAGTCGCGCACCGATGCCGTTGTTCCGCCTACGTCGCTGGCGCTGCTGCGCAAAGGCCTGGGCGCGAACCTCTCAGACGTGACCGACCTTGCCAGCAGCGGTCATGTGGCTACTCTGGACGTTGACGCGCCCGCAATTTTCGCCGGGTCGGCAGATTTCGTCGCCGCCCATGCCCGCCGAACCAGCACTTTGGAGACGACATGA
- a CDS encoding lysophospholipid acyltransferase family protein, translated as MFYWVMKRIFLGPVIKLLFRPWVKGLDNIPAQGAAIIASNHLSFSDSIFMPLMVRRPVVFLAKSEYFTGTGIKGRLTAAFFRLTNQLPMDRSGGAASAASLNAGMEVLNAGGLLGIYPEGTRSPDARLYRGKVGVARLALEAGVPVIPVAMIGTDKVQPIGKRLPNIRRIGMIFGEPLDFSQYREQAEDRTVQRKVTDDIMTHLMKLSGQEYVDEYAAVVKLRLAGKHGEPVATAEPLAAPVASEGRFVQDAGSGSPATGHSGAKDGAGEDDAGTSAAG; from the coding sequence GTGTTCTATTGGGTCATGAAAAGGATCTTCCTCGGTCCGGTGATCAAGCTGCTGTTCCGGCCCTGGGTCAAGGGCCTGGACAATATTCCGGCCCAGGGGGCCGCCATCATCGCCTCCAACCACCTGTCGTTTTCCGACTCCATCTTCATGCCGCTCATGGTGCGGCGGCCCGTGGTCTTCCTGGCAAAGTCCGAATACTTCACGGGCACGGGAATCAAGGGCAGGCTGACGGCGGCGTTCTTCCGCCTCACCAACCAGTTGCCCATGGACCGGTCCGGAGGCGCTGCCTCAGCCGCATCCCTGAACGCCGGCATGGAAGTCCTCAACGCAGGCGGCCTGCTGGGCATCTACCCCGAGGGCACCCGCAGCCCCGACGCGCGCTTATACCGCGGCAAGGTGGGCGTGGCCAGGCTGGCCCTGGAGGCCGGGGTCCCGGTGATTCCGGTTGCCATGATCGGCACCGACAAGGTCCAGCCCATCGGCAAGCGGCTGCCCAACATCCGAAGGATCGGGATGATCTTCGGTGAACCGCTGGATTTCAGCCAGTACCGGGAGCAGGCGGAGGACAGGACGGTCCAGCGCAAGGTCACCGATGACATCATGACGCACCTGATGAAGCTGTCCGGGCAGGAATACGTGGACGAATACGCCGCCGTGGTGAAGCTCCGGCTCGCCGGCAAGCATGGAGAACCCGTGGCTACTGCCGAGCCGCTTGCCGCCCCCGTGGCGTCCGAAGGCAGGTTTGTCCAGGACGCCGGTTCCGGCAGTCCGGCCACCGGGCACTCCGGTGCAAAAGACGGCGCAGGGGAGGACGACGCCGGCACGTCAGCGGCAGGGTAG
- a CDS encoding class II 3-deoxy-7-phosphoheptulonate synthase, translating into MTELSAKPVFSLSSTAQSGAANYPGLDHWRDLPISQQPSWQDRDVFEASVKELSALPPLVFAGEVDVLRERLAAAAQGKAFLLQGGDCAETFEAATADKISARVKTILQMAVVLTYGAAMPVIKMGRMAGQFAKPRSSNDETRDGVTLPAYRGDIVNGYDFTPESRGHDASRMLRAYHTSASTLNLIRAFTQGGFADLRSVHQWNKGFTENPAHARYESLARDIDRAIKFMASCGADFEALKRVEFFASHEALLLDYERALTRIDSRTGFPYDTSAHFLWIGERTRELDHAHVDFLSRVRNPIGVKLGPSTTGDDALRLIDKLDPEREPGRLTFITRMGAGNIREKLPAVVEKVTASGAQVLWVTDPMHGNTVTSPNGYKTRNFDDVIDEVRGFFEVHHGLGTVPGGLHVEMTGDDVAECLGGADPIDQEAFLDRYESVCDPRLNHMQSLEMAFLVAGALAKH; encoded by the coding sequence GTGACTGAGCTATCTGCAAAACCCGTCTTTTCGCTGTCCAGCACCGCCCAGAGTGGAGCCGCCAACTATCCCGGACTGGACCACTGGCGGGACCTTCCCATCTCCCAGCAGCCCAGTTGGCAGGACCGGGATGTTTTCGAGGCGTCGGTAAAGGAACTGTCCGCCCTCCCGCCGCTGGTGTTTGCCGGCGAAGTGGACGTCCTGCGTGAGCGCCTGGCTGCTGCTGCCCAGGGCAAGGCGTTCCTGCTGCAGGGCGGTGACTGCGCCGAAACCTTCGAGGCCGCCACGGCTGACAAGATCAGCGCCCGCGTCAAGACCATCCTCCAGATGGCGGTGGTGCTCACCTACGGCGCAGCGATGCCCGTCATCAAGATGGGCCGGATGGCAGGCCAGTTCGCCAAGCCCCGCTCCTCCAATGACGAAACCCGTGACGGGGTTACCCTGCCCGCCTACCGCGGCGACATCGTCAACGGCTACGACTTCACCCCCGAGTCACGGGGGCACGACGCATCCAGGATGCTGCGCGCCTACCACACCTCCGCGTCCACGCTGAACCTGATCCGGGCCTTCACGCAGGGTGGCTTTGCGGACCTGCGCTCCGTGCACCAGTGGAACAAGGGCTTCACCGAAAACCCGGCCCACGCCCGCTACGAGTCCCTGGCGCGGGACATCGACCGGGCCATCAAGTTCATGGCGTCCTGCGGTGCCGATTTCGAAGCACTCAAGCGGGTGGAGTTCTTCGCAAGCCACGAGGCCCTGCTGCTCGATTACGAACGCGCCCTGACCCGCATCGACTCCCGCACCGGCTTCCCCTACGACACCTCGGCGCACTTCCTCTGGATCGGGGAGCGCACCCGCGAGCTGGACCACGCCCACGTCGATTTCCTGTCACGGGTGCGAAACCCCATCGGCGTCAAGCTCGGGCCCTCCACCACCGGTGATGACGCCCTCCGCCTCATTGACAAGCTGGACCCGGAGCGCGAACCCGGCCGGCTCACCTTCATTACCCGCATGGGCGCCGGCAACATCCGCGAAAAGCTGCCGGCCGTCGTCGAAAAGGTCACCGCTTCCGGCGCCCAGGTCCTCTGGGTCACGGACCCCATGCACGGCAACACCGTCACGTCGCCCAACGGGTACAAGACGCGCAATTTCGACGACGTCATTGACGAGGTGCGCGGCTTCTTCGAGGTGCACCACGGGCTGGGGACGGTGCCGGGCGGCCTGCACGTTGAGATGACCGGTGACGACGTCGCCGAGTGCCTGGGCGGCGCGGACCCGATCGACCAGGAGGCCTTCCTGGACCGCTACGAGTCGGTCTGCGATCCCCGCCTGAACCACATGCAGTCGCTTGAGATGGCGTTCCTGGTGGCCGGCGCCCTCGCCAAGCACTAG
- the pknB gene encoding Stk1 family PASTA domain-containing Ser/Thr kinase has protein sequence MQEHVSDPVAGTLVDNRYAVTSRLARGGMSTVYLAVDQRLDREVALKVLHPHLAADENFLDRLGREAKAAARLSHPHVVGVLDQGNDGTTAYLVMEYIKGHTLRDVLRDRGALPPRLALALIDPVVEGLGAAHAAGFIHRDVKPENVLIADDGRIKIGDFGLARAVTSSTSTGALIGTVAYISPELVLGKPADARSDVYSVGIMLYEMLTGRQPFEGEVPIQVAYQHVNGTVGPPSALVPGLAAEVDELVQWCTANDPEKRPVDGIALLQELRHIRTNLTDAELDLQPPAAAAAAAQHQTEVLAPRSNPTTLMPPSRPAAPAYPPGRHPGAAAGPGAAGPSAQVDHHQRPGLALPDDDDADSGWSPPPPRLGKRAQRRADKESEKLRATAAATPARTLHEGNPRRRGVLWVLALIIAALLATGAGWFFGMGPGAAAAVPAVANKTVAQAQQLLVGVGFRSTTSDVFDDQVPTGLVVGTDPAAGTEIRKFQPVSLLVSKGPQLFPLPKLTGGTLAEAKNSLNADQMALGTVTEQFDDKAAAGTVLSQDPAAGTPARHGTPVAIVVSKGPQPIPVPSVVGKSADDAVAAVKAAGLTAEVAPDRVFDRKIPAGAVVSQSPANGTLTRGGTVTLTVSKGPKMVAVPSYIGKQAGEARKALEALGFEVRVNNILGGFFGTVRDQSPVNKEVPEGSVITITVV, from the coding sequence GTGCAGGAACACGTGTCAGACCCAGTTGCAGGGACGCTGGTGGACAACCGCTACGCAGTCACCTCCCGGCTTGCCCGCGGGGGAATGTCCACTGTCTACCTGGCCGTAGACCAACGGCTGGACCGCGAAGTGGCACTGAAGGTGCTGCATCCCCACCTCGCTGCTGACGAAAACTTCCTGGACAGGCTGGGCCGGGAGGCGAAGGCTGCCGCCCGGTTGTCCCATCCGCACGTCGTGGGTGTCCTGGACCAGGGCAACGACGGCACCACCGCCTACCTCGTCATGGAGTACATCAAGGGCCACACCCTGAGGGACGTCCTCAGGGACAGGGGTGCCCTGCCGCCGCGGCTGGCACTGGCGCTGATCGATCCGGTGGTGGAGGGGCTCGGTGCAGCACACGCCGCGGGTTTCATCCACCGGGACGTGAAGCCCGAAAACGTCCTGATCGCCGATGACGGCAGAATCAAAATCGGTGACTTTGGCCTGGCGCGTGCCGTCACCAGCTCAACCAGCACCGGGGCACTGATCGGAACCGTTGCCTACATCTCGCCGGAACTGGTGCTGGGCAAGCCGGCGGACGCGCGCAGCGACGTCTATTCCGTGGGCATCATGCTGTACGAGATGCTGACCGGCAGGCAGCCGTTCGAGGGCGAAGTGCCCATCCAGGTGGCCTACCAGCACGTTAACGGAACCGTGGGCCCGCCATCGGCCCTGGTGCCCGGCCTGGCGGCGGAAGTGGACGAACTGGTGCAGTGGTGCACTGCCAACGATCCGGAGAAACGGCCGGTGGACGGTATCGCGCTGCTGCAGGAACTGCGCCACATCCGGACCAACCTCACTGATGCCGAACTGGACCTGCAGCCTCCTGCCGCCGCGGCCGCCGCGGCCCAACACCAAACGGAGGTCCTGGCCCCCCGCAGCAACCCCACCACGCTGATGCCTCCCTCCCGGCCCGCGGCGCCTGCCTACCCGCCGGGACGGCATCCGGGCGCAGCGGCCGGGCCGGGAGCGGCGGGGCCTTCCGCCCAGGTGGACCACCATCAGCGTCCCGGGCTGGCATTGCCCGACGACGACGATGCTGACAGCGGATGGTCTCCCCCGCCGCCCCGGCTGGGAAAGCGGGCCCAGCGCAGGGCGGATAAGGAAAGCGAGAAACTCCGGGCCACGGCGGCTGCCACGCCGGCGCGTACGCTGCACGAAGGAAATCCCCGCCGCCGTGGCGTCCTGTGGGTCCTGGCCCTCATCATCGCTGCCCTCCTGGCCACGGGTGCCGGGTGGTTCTTCGGAATGGGCCCGGGGGCTGCTGCCGCTGTACCGGCCGTCGCCAACAAGACGGTGGCGCAGGCCCAGCAGTTGCTGGTCGGGGTGGGCTTCCGGTCCACCACGAGCGACGTGTTCGACGACCAGGTGCCCACAGGACTGGTGGTAGGCACGGATCCCGCTGCCGGCACGGAAATCCGGAAGTTCCAGCCCGTCTCCCTGCTGGTTTCAAAGGGTCCCCAGCTCTTCCCCTTGCCCAAACTCACCGGCGGAACGCTGGCAGAGGCGAAGAACTCCCTCAACGCCGACCAGATGGCATTAGGCACTGTCACGGAACAGTTCGATGACAAGGCAGCAGCGGGCACCGTGCTGTCGCAGGATCCTGCTGCCGGCACCCCTGCCCGGCATGGCACGCCCGTGGCGATTGTTGTTTCCAAAGGCCCGCAGCCCATCCCGGTCCCTTCGGTGGTCGGGAAGTCCGCCGATGACGCGGTGGCCGCTGTCAAGGCAGCAGGCCTCACGGCCGAAGTCGCCCCGGACAGAGTATTCGACCGGAAGATCCCGGCGGGCGCCGTCGTCAGCCAGTCCCCTGCCAACGGAACACTGACCCGTGGCGGCACCGTCACCCTGACCGTTTCCAAGGGCCCCAAGATGGTGGCGGTACCGAGCTACATCGGCAAGCAGGCAGGTGAAGCCCGCAAGGCGCTGGAAGCCCTGGGCTTCGAGGTGCGGGTTAACAACATCCTGGGCGGCTTCTTCGGCACGGTCCGGGACCAATCGCCGGTGAACAAGGAAGTTCCGGAAGGCTCCGTCATCACCATCACCGTGGTGTAG
- a CDS encoding lytic transglycosylase domain-containing protein — protein sequence MTMSRSPKQPPKPSLPMIAATTAALPAVVLSSLALAQPAAAQQPARNIPSSLAAAMKAQAAAKAAGTVIPAAVVSTTIPAAFQPAQPAAPAEYTIVRGDTVSAIAGRFGLDTGEILKLNNLQANTIIYPGQKLKLSGSAQPAAAAAAPAPTAAPAAPSPAGGATYTVKAGDTLGAIAAKHNVALSDVFAWNNLSMRSIIYPGQKIKVGGGDPAPAPAAPAPAPAAPAPLAATSAPAAGSYTIKAGDTLSAIASRNGVKLPDLLSANKLGMTSIIYPGSKLVIPGASAQPAPAAPQAPAAPLVPSSFLGFSYPAAVVSSANENKALLNASPVPSREEMKNIVADTARRMGVDPSLALAFAFQESGFNQRAVSPANAIGTMQVIPSSGQWASDLVGRKLNLLDPYDNATAGVAIIRQLLATSKDQDTAIAGYYQGQYSVSKYGMYDDTKAYLAAIKAHQKNFS from the coding sequence ATGACGATGTCCCGCTCGCCCAAGCAGCCCCCCAAGCCGAGTCTGCCCATGATTGCCGCCACCACGGCGGCACTGCCAGCGGTCGTATTGTCATCCTTGGCCCTTGCCCAGCCTGCCGCGGCTCAGCAGCCGGCCCGGAACATCCCCAGCAGCCTGGCAGCAGCAATGAAGGCCCAGGCCGCAGCAAAGGCGGCCGGAACAGTCATCCCCGCTGCTGTCGTGTCCACCACCATTCCGGCGGCCTTTCAGCCCGCGCAGCCGGCGGCTCCAGCGGAGTACACGATTGTCCGTGGCGACACGGTAAGTGCCATCGCCGGCCGCTTCGGCCTGGACACCGGAGAAATCCTCAAACTGAACAACCTGCAGGCCAACACCATCATCTACCCGGGCCAGAAGCTCAAGCTTTCCGGCTCGGCCCAACCGGCTGCAGCTGCGGCCGCTCCTGCACCCACGGCTGCCCCGGCAGCTCCTTCCCCTGCCGGTGGCGCAACCTACACGGTGAAAGCGGGCGACACCCTGGGGGCCATCGCTGCAAAGCACAACGTGGCCCTTTCCGACGTATTCGCCTGGAACAACCTCTCGATGCGCTCCATCATTTACCCGGGGCAGAAGATCAAGGTGGGTGGCGGCGACCCGGCCCCTGCCCCGGCAGCTCCCGCCCCCGCCCCTGCCGCGCCGGCACCGCTGGCAGCCACCTCAGCACCGGCAGCGGGTTCCTACACCATCAAAGCCGGCGACACGCTCTCGGCAATTGCTTCCCGGAACGGGGTGAAGCTCCCGGACCTGCTCTCCGCAAACAAGCTGGGCATGACCAGCATCATCTATCCCGGCAGCAAGCTGGTGATTCCCGGCGCCTCCGCCCAGCCGGCTCCTGCGGCGCCGCAGGCTCCCGCCGCGCCCCTGGTCCCCAGCTCCTTCCTGGGCTTCAGCTACCCGGCCGCCGTGGTCAGCTCGGCCAATGAAAACAAGGCGCTGCTGAATGCCTCGCCCGTTCCCTCCCGTGAGGAAATGAAGAACATCGTGGCCGACACCGCACGCCGGATGGGTGTGGATCCTTCCCTGGCCCTTGCCTTCGCCTTCCAGGAATCGGGTTTCAACCAGCGTGCCGTGTCACCGGCCAACGCCATCGGCACCATGCAGGTCATCCCCAGTTCCGGGCAATGGGCATCAGACCTGGTGGGACGGAAGCTGAACCTCTTGGACCCGTACGACAACGCCACAGCCGGCGTGGCCATCATCCGGCAGCTGCTGGCAACCAGCAAGGACCAGGACACCGCTATTGCGGGTTACTACCAGGGCCAGTACTCGGTGAGCAAGTACGGCATGTACGACGACACCAAGGCCTACCTCGCCGCCATCAAGGCGCACCAGAAGAACTTCAGCTGA
- a CDS encoding Rv2175c family DNA-binding protein, whose amino-acid sequence MNNVENLVGEWLPLPDVARLLDVSVTKVHSLIDEHALAALRVGERKIRSVPAEFIQDGQVVDSLKGTIVVLADAGYSDEDLIVWLFTADESLRGRPIDALREGRKTEIRRRAQTLAW is encoded by the coding sequence GTGAATAACGTAGAAAACCTGGTGGGCGAGTGGTTGCCGCTGCCCGACGTAGCCCGTTTATTGGATGTTTCCGTCACCAAGGTCCACAGCCTGATTGACGAACACGCCCTCGCCGCATTGCGCGTTGGGGAACGGAAGATCCGGTCGGTTCCCGCGGAATTCATCCAGGACGGCCAGGTAGTGGACAGCCTCAAGGGGACCATCGTGGTGCTGGCAGATGCCGGTTATTCGGACGAGGACCTTATCGTGTGGCTTTTTACCGCCGACGAATCACTGCGCGGGCGCCCTATTGATGCCCTCCGGGAAGGCCGCAAGACCGAAATCAGGCGCAGGGCCCAGACCTTGGCCTGGTAA
- a CDS encoding polyprenyl synthetase family protein, which produces MTAAEQLRNEQADFVAGVAGELTSFLTARQSVMSGISPDIEPIMGSISNLVTGGKRLRALMCYWGWRGAGGEAGASQVVTAGAALELFQAAALIHDDIIDRSDTRRGGPSVHRRFSQLHTSQGWALDSERFGQAAAILAGDLCLSFSEEAFTDIGERAASGSRARLIFNLMRAEVMAGQYLDILEEVAGPVRDRAGAVGRAQSIIRFKSAKYSTEHPLALGGALAGASNDLLRGYSSFALPLGEAFQLRDDVLGVFGDPLTTGKPAGDDLREGKRTVLVALALDQASREESAFIDASLGRPDLSESDIVEIRRIIEESGALQATEVLINEFGAAAFDALDGLELEELPKTALRRLAEATVSRAS; this is translated from the coding sequence GTGACCGCCGCGGAGCAGTTGCGAAATGAACAGGCTGATTTCGTGGCGGGGGTTGCCGGCGAGCTGACCAGCTTCCTCACGGCACGCCAGTCGGTCATGTCCGGCATTTCCCCGGACATTGAGCCCATCATGGGCTCAATCTCGAATTTGGTGACGGGCGGCAAGCGCCTGCGTGCCCTGATGTGCTACTGGGGCTGGCGGGGCGCCGGCGGTGAGGCCGGGGCCAGCCAGGTGGTCACGGCCGGTGCAGCGCTTGAGCTGTTCCAGGCCGCCGCCCTGATCCACGACGACATCATCGACCGTTCGGACACCCGGCGGGGAGGCCCCAGCGTCCACCGCCGCTTCAGCCAGCTGCATACTTCACAAGGCTGGGCATTGGACAGCGAACGGTTCGGCCAGGCGGCCGCCATCCTGGCGGGTGACCTTTGCCTGTCCTTCAGCGAAGAGGCGTTCACCGATATCGGCGAGCGGGCGGCATCCGGAAGCAGGGCCAGGCTGATCTTCAACCTGATGCGCGCCGAAGTCATGGCCGGACAGTACCTGGACATCCTGGAAGAAGTGGCCGGTCCGGTCCGGGACCGCGCGGGGGCCGTTGGCAGGGCGCAGTCCATCATCAGGTTCAAGAGCGCCAAGTACTCCACGGAGCACCCACTGGCATTGGGCGGAGCCCTGGCCGGAGCGTCCAATGACCTGCTCCGCGGCTACTCCTCATTCGCCCTCCCGCTCGGCGAAGCGTTCCAGCTCCGCGACGACGTCCTGGGCGTGTTCGGGGATCCGCTCACCACCGGGAAGCCGGCCGGCGACGACTTGCGTGAAGGGAAGCGGACCGTTCTGGTGGCCCTCGCGCTGGACCAGGCTTCGCGGGAAGAGTCTGCCTTCATTGATGCCAGCCTCGGCAGGCCGGACCTGTCCGAATCAGACATCGTCGAAATCCGCCGGATTATCGAGGAGTCCGGGGCACTGCAGGCCACCGAAGTCCTTATTAATGAATTCGGCGCGGCAGCATTTGATGCCCTTGACGGACTTGAGTTGGAAGAGTTGCCTAAGACCGCCCTGCGGAGGCTGGCTGAAGCGACCGTCAGCCGAGCCTCCTGA
- the dinB gene encoding DNA polymerase IV has protein sequence MNQPSAARPPGRRPTCIMHVDMDAFFVSVELRTRPELRGKPVIVGFPGERSVVLSGSYEARAFGVKSAMPMAVAMRMCPQAVVIEPRHKLYYEVSGQLMAIFESITGLVEPLSVDEAFLDVTGALRRLGPPRGIGELIRRRVAAELGITASVGIAETKFVAKIASTRCKPDGLLLIGPDETVPYLHSLPVGALWGVGAKTGEVLAKMGIRSVADVAATPVSSLKKVLGATGEHVHQLAWGIDPRPVTPVRLEKSIGAEETFAVDTTDDALLRRELLRLSHRTATRLRSSGMVARTVALKLRFADFSTITRSRTVQTPVDSAQLVYAVALQLLESVGTRAMAVRLVGVRAEQLEEAARTSLQLSIDRREENWRAAEQALDEVARKFGNKSVLPARLMEQENRPVDGSQRPA, from the coding sequence ATGAACCAGCCATCCGCCGCGCGCCCTCCGGGCCGCAGGCCCACGTGCATCATGCATGTGGACATGGATGCTTTCTTCGTTTCGGTGGAGCTCCGGACGCGCCCGGAGCTCCGCGGCAAGCCCGTCATTGTCGGCTTCCCCGGGGAGCGTTCGGTGGTCCTCTCGGGGTCCTACGAGGCCCGCGCCTTTGGCGTCAAATCCGCAATGCCCATGGCTGTGGCAATGCGGATGTGCCCACAGGCGGTGGTCATTGAACCCCGGCACAAGCTGTACTACGAGGTGTCCGGGCAACTGATGGCCATCTTTGAGTCCATTACCGGACTCGTCGAGCCGCTCAGCGTTGACGAGGCCTTCCTGGACGTCACCGGAGCACTGCGGCGTCTGGGCCCGCCCAGGGGAATCGGTGAGCTCATCCGCCGGCGGGTGGCAGCTGAACTTGGCATTACTGCATCGGTGGGGATCGCGGAAACCAAGTTCGTGGCGAAGATCGCCTCCACTCGGTGCAAGCCCGACGGCCTGCTGCTCATCGGCCCGGACGAAACCGTTCCATACCTTCACAGCCTCCCGGTAGGTGCCCTCTGGGGCGTCGGCGCCAAGACCGGAGAGGTGCTGGCCAAGATGGGGATCAGGAGTGTGGCGGACGTGGCGGCGACCCCCGTGTCCTCCTTGAAGAAGGTCCTTGGCGCCACCGGCGAACACGTGCACCAGCTTGCCTGGGGAATCGATCCCCGGCCCGTTACCCCGGTGCGCCTGGAAAAGAGTATTGGTGCCGAGGAGACCTTTGCGGTGGATACCACCGATGATGCCCTCCTTCGCCGGGAACTGCTGCGGCTCTCCCACCGCACCGCCACCCGCCTCCGGAGCTCCGGAATGGTGGCCCGGACCGTAGCGCTGAAGCTGCGTTTCGCCGACTTTTCCACCATCACGCGCAGCAGGACGGTCCAGACGCCGGTGGACAGTGCCCAGCTGGTCTACGCGGTGGCACTCCAGCTCCTGGAGTCGGTGGGGACCCGGGCTATGGCTGTGCGGCTCGTGGGGGTCAGGGCTGAGCAGTTGGAGGAAGCGGCCCGCACCTCGCTCCAGCTAAGCATTGACCGCAGGGAAGAGAACTGGCGGGCAGCTGAACAGGCACTGGACGAGGTGGCGCGAAAATTCGGCAACAAGTCCGTCCTGCCCGCCCGCCTGATGGAGCAGGAAAACCGGCCGGTAGACGGTTCGCAGCGGCCCGCCTAA
- a CDS encoding DUF3040 domain-containing protein: MPLSEHEQKLLEQLEKQLHEDDPKFANSMGSDPGRSWSTRHVVIGVLCALAGVFLLLVGVTLQNIFVGVLGFVVMGAGVYFATMRSSRGTGGAKAGGGKPGKQRSSFMSNLEERWDERRRGEP; the protein is encoded by the coding sequence ATGCCGCTGTCGGAGCACGAACAGAAGCTGCTTGAGCAGCTTGAAAAGCAGCTTCACGAGGACGACCCGAAGTTCGCGAACTCAATGGGTTCGGACCCGGGACGTTCCTGGTCCACGAGGCACGTGGTTATTGGGGTCCTTTGCGCACTTGCCGGCGTCTTCCTGCTGCTGGTCGGTGTCACGCTCCAGAACATTTTTGTCGGCGTGCTGGGCTTCGTGGTGATGGGCGCGGGAGTCTACTTCGCCACCATGCGCAGTTCCCGCGGAACGGGCGGGGCCAAGGCCGGAGGGGGGAAACCCGGCAAGCAACGGAGTTCGTTCATGAGCAACCTTGAAGAGCGCTGGGACGAGCGCCGCCGGGGTGAGCCGTAA